The following proteins are encoded in a genomic region of Devosia lucknowensis:
- a CDS encoding glycosyltransferase: MSKRVAIATIGTAGDVRPYLALAIELKKQGHDVVLGTNSDFEGLVTSHGIEFHNLGTNIQNWLQESRFDSAISKMKLHHFPQLLRRGQELVERAARNAWIMSQGADGIVVNINTSFGIDIAEALDIPVIMTAMQPLNPTREFPICAYEVPDLGPTFNKLSYIAMNIQQGYYDLPRDRVRKELMGLGPRKRGGLFRDSLGNNLPTLYNFSSIVSPRPRDWPQTAVVTGFWHLEDISSWTPPEDLQRFLDAGPAPVYIGFGSMPFGAERNTQLLREALEQWGGRAIVSRGWGGINVDELPDTVFAVSEAPHDRLFPLCAAVVHHGGAGTTAAGLRAGKPTFTLPQAYDQRYWGRRVRALGCGPAPVRLRNVTPEILSSALHQLTTNAAMQANAERIGKALTVEDGLGTAVNFIEATIDAAKAGARRYSATI; the protein is encoded by the coding sequence ATGAGCAAACGCGTTGCGATCGCCACTATCGGTACTGCTGGAGATGTGAGGCCCTACCTGGCCCTCGCTATCGAATTGAAAAAGCAGGGCCATGACGTGGTGTTGGGGACTAATTCCGACTTCGAGGGCCTCGTGACCTCGCACGGAATCGAGTTCCACAACCTGGGTACCAATATCCAGAACTGGCTGCAGGAATCACGTTTCGATTCCGCGATCAGCAAGATGAAGCTGCATCATTTTCCGCAGCTGCTGCGCCGTGGCCAGGAGCTGGTCGAACGTGCCGCGCGCAACGCCTGGATCATGTCGCAGGGTGCCGACGGCATCGTCGTGAACATCAATACGAGCTTCGGTATTGATATCGCTGAAGCGCTGGACATTCCGGTGATCATGACGGCGATGCAGCCGCTCAACCCGACGCGGGAATTCCCGATCTGCGCTTACGAAGTGCCCGATCTGGGGCCCACCTTCAACAAGCTCAGTTACATCGCGATGAATATCCAGCAGGGCTATTACGACCTGCCGCGCGACAGGGTTCGCAAGGAGCTCATGGGCCTGGGGCCACGCAAGCGTGGCGGACTTTTCCGCGACAGCCTCGGGAACAACCTGCCCACTCTCTATAATTTTTCGTCCATCGTTTCGCCGCGTCCGCGCGACTGGCCGCAGACGGCGGTCGTCACCGGCTTCTGGCATCTCGAAGACATTTCCAGCTGGACGCCGCCGGAAGACCTGCAGCGCTTTCTCGATGCCGGACCGGCCCCGGTCTATATCGGCTTCGGCTCCATGCCATTCGGAGCGGAGCGCAACACCCAGCTGCTGCGGGAAGCACTCGAGCAATGGGGCGGCCGTGCCATCGTCTCGCGGGGCTGGGGCGGCATCAATGTCGACGAACTGCCCGACACCGTGTTCGCAGTGTCGGAGGCGCCGCATGACCGACTTTTCCCGCTCTGTGCGGCCGTGGTCCATCATGGCGGCGCGGGGACGACGGCAGCCGGTCTGCGCGCGGGGAAGCCGACCTTCACCCTGCCCCAGGCCTATGATCAGCGCTATTGGGGCCGTCGGGTTCGTGCCCTGGGTTGCGGCCCTGCCCCGGTTCGCCTGCGCAACGTGACGCCGGAAATCCTGTCGAGCGCCCTGCACCAGTTGACCACCAATGCGGCCATGCAGGCCAACGCGGAACGGATCGGCAAGGCGCTGACCGTGGAGGACGGGCTCGGCACCGCCGTCAACTTCATTGAAGCCACGATCGATGCGGCCAAGGCCGGCGCGCGCCGGTATTCTGCGACGATCTAA